In Paraburkholderia sp. PGU19, a single window of DNA contains:
- the fghA gene encoding S-formylglutathione hydrolase: MLELIESHASFGGTQRIYRHESKAIGLPMRFSVFMPEAASQKKVPALFYLAGLTSTEETFPIKSGAQRFAAQHGIALIAPDTSPRVANVPGETDAWDFGVGAGFYVDATQAPWSTHYRMYSYVRDELRETVINELPVDGGRLGIFGHSMGGHGALMLALRNPDIYRSVSAFAPIAAPMRCPWGEKAFSGYLGADREAWKQYDASELVGKATRKFAEGILVDQGMADQFLAQQLNPDVFDAACKAAGQPLTLRRHEGYDHGYFFISTLIEHHIEHHARILSSTGRA; this comes from the coding sequence ATGCTCGAACTGATCGAATCGCATGCGTCGTTCGGCGGCACGCAGCGTATCTACAGGCATGAGTCGAAGGCGATCGGTTTGCCGATGCGCTTTTCGGTCTTCATGCCTGAAGCGGCGTCGCAGAAGAAGGTGCCGGCGCTGTTCTATCTGGCCGGATTGACGAGCACCGAAGAGACGTTTCCGATCAAGTCAGGCGCGCAACGCTTCGCCGCACAACACGGCATCGCGCTGATCGCGCCGGACACAAGTCCTCGCGTCGCGAACGTGCCCGGTGAGACGGATGCGTGGGACTTCGGCGTCGGCGCGGGTTTCTATGTCGACGCAACGCAGGCGCCGTGGTCGACGCACTACCGTATGTACTCGTACGTGCGGGACGAACTGCGCGAGACGGTCATCAACGAGTTGCCTGTCGATGGCGGGCGGCTCGGCATCTTCGGCCACTCGATGGGCGGCCACGGCGCGTTGATGCTCGCGCTGCGTAATCCGGACATCTATCGGTCGGTATCGGCGTTCGCGCCGATTGCTGCGCCGATGCGCTGTCCGTGGGGCGAGAAGGCGTTCAGCGGCTATCTGGGCGCGGATCGCGAAGCGTGGAAGCAGTACGACGCGAGCGAACTCGTCGGCAAGGCGACGCGCAAGTTTGCGGAGGGGATATTGGTCGATCAGGGTATGGCCGACCAGTTTCTGGCCCAGCAACTGAACCCTGACGTATTCGACGCCGCATGCAAGGCCGCCGGACAGCCGCTCACACTGCGCCGGCATGAAGGCTACGACCACGGCTATTTCTTCATCTCGACTTTGATCGAACACCACATCGAGCATCACGCCCGGATCTTAAGCAGCACCGGTCGAGCGTAG
- a CDS encoding VOC family protein, producing MTAFTHVTVGTNDLEKARAFYDNILGKIGLQRLADLGDNGSIWGKDSPSFFVLKPANGQPATVGNGVTVSFEAPDRASIHSFYDSALTEGAEDEGAAGPRGWAPNAYAAYVRDLDGNKLAVYCFKPE from the coding sequence ATGACAGCTTTTACCCACGTTACTGTCGGCACCAACGACCTCGAGAAGGCCCGCGCCTTCTACGACAATATTCTCGGCAAGATTGGATTGCAGCGGCTTGCGGACCTCGGTGACAACGGGTCGATCTGGGGAAAAGATTCCCCGTCGTTTTTCGTCCTGAAGCCTGCAAATGGACAGCCAGCAACGGTGGGTAACGGTGTCACAGTTTCGTTCGAGGCCCCCGACCGCGCGTCGATTCACTCCTTCTACGACTCAGCGCTGACAGAGGGCGCCGAAGACGAAGGGGCAGCAGGTCCCCGCGGTTGGGCACCCAATGCGTACGCAGCCTATGTACGTGATCTGGATGGAAACAAACTGGCTGTCTACTGCTTCAAACCGGAGTAA
- a CDS encoding GlxA family transcriptional regulator: MLLTVDIVIYDGFKALEAIGSLSVFTYANIHLERRGLSGRYDVKLASIRRGEIKSDTGVSLTSAKSLNTVSLPHTAIIVGAWKIEDAVGNAPEIVQWVEAAAGRMARTAALCSGAFFLAAAGLLDGKRATTHWAVADALKEKYPAVRVDADCIFIREGSIWTSAGVTAGIDLALALVEEDFGLDVALDVARDLVVYLKRPGGQSQFSSHLVSQATHHPGIREVQDWILSNIQNELSPSEMAERLSMSVRSFNRCFRRETGTTPTTFLSRARVEAARRMLEEGNLPAKTVAAKSGFKTYEAMRKAFQQALGVTPLAYRERFSVDHGHDQAQERLV, from the coding sequence ATGCTTTTGACAGTTGACATCGTCATTTACGACGGCTTCAAGGCACTTGAGGCAATCGGTTCTCTGAGCGTTTTCACTTACGCGAATATCCATCTGGAACGTCGCGGCCTGTCGGGGCGTTACGATGTCAAGCTCGCTTCGATACGTCGCGGCGAAATCAAGTCCGACACGGGTGTATCGCTCACGTCCGCAAAGAGTCTCAACACAGTGTCGTTGCCGCACACCGCGATCATTGTTGGCGCCTGGAAGATCGAGGACGCGGTCGGCAACGCGCCTGAAATCGTGCAGTGGGTTGAAGCCGCGGCAGGCCGGATGGCACGGACAGCCGCGCTATGTTCCGGCGCATTCTTTCTTGCTGCCGCGGGGCTCCTGGATGGGAAACGGGCCACGACGCATTGGGCCGTAGCAGATGCACTGAAAGAAAAATATCCCGCGGTGCGTGTCGATGCCGACTGCATCTTCATTCGGGAGGGCAGCATCTGGACATCGGCCGGCGTCACCGCTGGAATCGACCTTGCACTCGCGCTCGTTGAGGAGGATTTCGGTCTGGACGTTGCGCTCGATGTCGCCAGAGACCTAGTTGTCTATCTAAAGCGCCCTGGCGGTCAGTCACAATTCAGCTCTCATCTCGTCAGCCAGGCAACGCATCACCCCGGCATCAGGGAGGTGCAGGACTGGATTCTTTCCAACATTCAAAATGAGCTTTCTCCGTCGGAAATGGCAGAGCGTCTCTCGATGAGCGTACGCAGCTTCAATCGCTGTTTCAGACGCGAAACGGGCACGACACCAACGACTTTTTTGTCGCGCGCGCGAGTCGAGGCGGCTCGACGGATGCTGGAAGAGGGAAACTTGCCAGCGAAAACCGTTGCCGCAAAGAGTGGCTTCAAGACATATGAAGCGATGAGAAAGGCTTTTCAGCAAGCGCTCGGCGTCACTCCGCTTGCATACCGGGAACGCTTTAGCGTCGATCATGGTCACGATCAGGCGCAGGAACGTCTCGTTTAA
- a CDS encoding LysR family transcriptional regulator, giving the protein MEVGRLRALLELARCGTIAAAAEALFLTPSAVSQQIAQLEEEAGVKLTERVGRGVRLTAAGQALVGYAERVMVVLDEARSELAVLRREIAGELRVAAFPSVASAVLPDTVKALQQVFPRLDIILEELEPVDGLAALRSWRADIALIDDLSIVVGDKQESVGVVPLAEDVLSVALAADHPLGRKPSLNVADLRHEAWAIDSTSSVFGDFITNLCRRAGYEPRINAKCRGFEMVGAMVASGCSVSIVPGLRLVRPPAGVAWVKLRPEVRRKIYVAFRRGERNHPAINVFVEEVVRTAARLIG; this is encoded by the coding sequence ATGGAAGTTGGCCGTCTTCGAGCGCTGCTCGAACTGGCGAGGTGTGGCACGATAGCGGCGGCTGCGGAGGCACTGTTCCTGACGCCGTCAGCTGTATCGCAGCAAATCGCCCAGCTGGAGGAAGAAGCTGGCGTCAAGCTGACGGAACGCGTCGGACGCGGTGTCCGGCTTACTGCCGCAGGGCAGGCGCTAGTCGGCTACGCGGAACGGGTCATGGTCGTACTCGACGAAGCCCGCTCTGAACTTGCCGTGCTGCGCCGCGAAATCGCGGGCGAATTGCGTGTCGCCGCATTTCCGTCGGTCGCGTCGGCGGTGCTGCCCGACACCGTCAAGGCATTGCAGCAGGTGTTTCCACGCCTCGACATCATCCTGGAAGAGCTTGAGCCGGTCGACGGGCTTGCGGCGCTGCGATCCTGGCGAGCGGACATTGCCCTGATCGACGACCTGTCGATCGTCGTCGGCGACAAGCAGGAAAGTGTCGGGGTCGTACCGCTCGCTGAGGATGTGCTGTCGGTGGCGCTCGCGGCGGATCATCCGCTAGGCAGGAAGCCGTCGCTTAACGTGGCCGACCTGAGGCACGAAGCATGGGCGATCGATTCAACGTCGAGCGTGTTCGGCGACTTCATTACCAATCTATGCCGCCGCGCCGGATACGAACCCCGGATCAACGCCAAATGCCGTGGATTCGAAATGGTCGGCGCGATGGTGGCGTCTGGCTGCTCCGTGTCGATTGTCCCCGGGCTCAGGCTGGTGCGTCCGCCCGCCGGCGTCGCATGGGTCAAGCTGAGGCCGGAGGTTCGTCGAAAGATCTATGTCGCGTTTCGGCGCGGTGAACGCAACCACCCCGCGATCAATGTGTTCGTCGAGGAGGTGGTCCGAACTGCCGCGCGTCTCATTGGATAG
- a CDS encoding aminotransferase class I/II-fold pyridoxal phosphate-dependent enzyme, giving the protein MLDARPWVPRDPENYIQSLVRRFASQNPDQNERDLLAFVEENRVIHERDCFNLNPATNAINPKAEALLAAGVGSRPSLGYPGDKYEMGLEGVEKIEVLAAELVAQVFGARYAEIRVASGALANLYAYVAAAKPGDTVFVPPATVGGHFSHHANGAAGMYGVKPYLMALDAKRYTVDLNVLREDALRLRPKVITLGQSLNLFPHPVEEVRAIADEVGAVLLYDAAHLCGLIAGHAWQQPLTQGAHLMTMSTYKSLAGTAGGLIVTNDAEMAHKLDAIAYPGMTANFDAGKSASIAMTMLDWQEFGRSYAAEMVKSAKALATALLEEGLPVFARDRGMTTSHQLAIEAHEFGGGQTMAKLLRRANILACGIGLPLPEIDGDVNGLRMGTPELVRWGMLSDDMPRLAGFIADVLLRRKSPEEVAPAVSEYRRQFSQLHYLR; this is encoded by the coding sequence ATGCTGGACGCTCGCCCCTGGGTTCCGCGCGATCCCGAGAACTACATCCAGTCGCTGGTGAGACGCTTTGCCTCCCAGAACCCCGATCAGAACGAGAGGGATCTGCTCGCATTCGTCGAAGAAAATCGCGTGATCCACGAGCGCGACTGCTTCAACCTCAACCCGGCGACCAATGCCATTAACCCGAAGGCAGAAGCATTGCTCGCGGCGGGCGTCGGTTCGCGCCCGTCGTTGGGTTACCCCGGCGACAAGTACGAAATGGGCCTGGAGGGTGTCGAGAAGATCGAAGTGCTCGCCGCGGAACTCGTAGCCCAGGTATTTGGCGCCCGCTATGCCGAGATCCGTGTTGCGTCAGGTGCGCTGGCGAATCTCTATGCGTATGTTGCAGCGGCAAAACCGGGCGATACGGTATTCGTGCCGCCTGCCACAGTCGGTGGCCACTTCAGTCACCACGCCAACGGTGCCGCCGGAATGTACGGCGTCAAGCCATATCTGATGGCACTCGATGCGAAGCGTTATACGGTGGATCTCAACGTGTTGCGCGAGGACGCGCTGCGGTTGCGCCCTAAGGTCATCACGCTGGGCCAGAGCCTTAACCTTTTTCCTCATCCGGTCGAAGAGGTGCGCGCGATTGCGGACGAAGTCGGCGCGGTGCTGCTCTATGACGCTGCGCACCTGTGCGGTCTGATCGCGGGGCACGCCTGGCAGCAGCCGCTCACGCAGGGTGCACATCTCATGACCATGAGCACCTACAAGAGCCTTGCTGGCACGGCGGGCGGATTGATCGTGACCAACGACGCGGAGATGGCGCACAAGCTCGACGCCATCGCCTATCCTGGCATGACAGCCAATTTCGACGCAGGCAAATCGGCGTCGATCGCGATGACAATGCTCGACTGGCAAGAGTTCGGTCGCTCCTATGCGGCCGAGATGGTGAAGAGCGCGAAGGCGCTTGCCACCGCACTTCTGGAAGAAGGTCTCCCCGTCTTTGCCCGTGACCGCGGCATGACGACGTCGCACCAGCTAGCGATCGAGGCGCACGAGTTCGGCGGAGGCCAAACGATGGCGAAGCTTCTCAGAAGGGCCAACATTCTCGCGTGTGGCATCGGTTTGCCGTTGCCGGAGATCGACGGTGACGTCAACGGCCTGCGCATGGGCACGCCGGAACTCGTGCGCTGGGGCATGCTCTCCGACGACATGCCGCGGCTCGCTGGCTTCATCGCTGACGTCCTGCTGCGCCGGAAGTCTCCTGAAGAGGTGGCACCCGCCGTGAGCGAGTATCGCCGGCAGTTCTCTCAACTGCACTATCTGCGTTGA
- a CDS encoding branched-chain amino acid ABC transporter substrate-binding protein, whose amino-acid sequence MKLLKSIIASSSAVVALASGVAHAQEDTVKLGFAGPLTGQNANLGKDVERGARMAVDDLNANPPVIGGKKVKIELQVEDDAGDPRQATQVAQRLVDAGVKGVVGHFNSGATIPASKIYFDNHIPEISQSSTNPKYTQQGFDTAFRLVANDGQLGAVLGKYAVQKWSARTVAVIDDRTAYGQGIADEFLKSAQASGAKLVSRQYTTDKATDFRGVLTAVKGENPDVVFYGGMDAQGGPMIKQMQQLGMQSKFMGGDGICTGELPSLAGAALQGRQVICAEAGGITSEYAAGMEDFRKRFKAKYGQDVVIYAPYAYDAVMILVDAMKRAGSSDPTKYLAYLKKTDYKGVIGETRFDSRGDLQNATLTLYTFNDGKRESLGVQH is encoded by the coding sequence ATGAAACTCTTGAAATCGATCATCGCATCAAGCAGTGCTGTCGTCGCACTTGCGTCGGGAGTCGCCCATGCACAGGAGGACACTGTGAAGCTGGGCTTTGCCGGACCACTGACGGGCCAGAATGCAAACCTGGGTAAGGACGTCGAACGCGGTGCGCGCATGGCGGTCGACGATCTGAATGCGAACCCACCCGTTATTGGCGGCAAGAAGGTCAAAATCGAACTGCAGGTCGAAGATGACGCAGGCGACCCCCGGCAGGCCACGCAGGTCGCCCAGCGGCTCGTCGACGCCGGTGTGAAGGGTGTCGTGGGCCATTTCAATTCAGGGGCGACGATCCCGGCGTCGAAGATCTACTTCGACAACCACATTCCCGAAATCTCCCAGTCGTCCACCAACCCCAAGTACACCCAGCAAGGCTTCGATACGGCGTTTCGTCTGGTGGCCAACGATGGTCAGCTGGGTGCGGTGCTCGGCAAATATGCCGTCCAGAAATGGAGCGCCAGGACGGTCGCGGTGATTGATGACCGTACCGCTTATGGTCAAGGAATCGCGGACGAATTCCTGAAGTCGGCTCAGGCGTCCGGCGCGAAGCTTGTCTCCCGTCAGTACACAACTGACAAGGCCACAGACTTCCGCGGTGTGCTGACGGCAGTCAAGGGGGAGAATCCGGACGTTGTGTTCTACGGTGGCATGGACGCGCAAGGCGGGCCCATGATCAAGCAGATGCAGCAACTCGGCATGCAGTCAAAGTTCATGGGCGGTGACGGCATCTGTACCGGTGAGTTACCGAGCCTGGCAGGTGCCGCGTTGCAGGGGCGCCAGGTTATCTGCGCGGAGGCGGGCGGTATCACGTCGGAATACGCCGCAGGTATGGAGGACTTCAGGAAGCGATTCAAGGCGAAATACGGTCAGGATGTCGTCATCTACGCGCCATACGCGTATGACGCAGTCATGATCCTCGTGGATGCGATGAAGCGCGCCGGTTCGTCTGATCCCACAAAGTATCTGGCCTATCTGAAGAAGACTGATTACAAGGGCGTGATTGGCGAGACGCGTTTCGATTCACGGGGCGATCTGCAGAACGCGACACTCACGCTCTATACCTTCAACGACGGGAAGCGCGAAAGTCTCGGCGTACAACACTGA
- a CDS encoding ABC transporter ATP-binding protein, giving the protein MTSIQQIEPSTPLIAERHPARTVTVGLLTAVFVILAPFVIGTAGGNYWVRVLDFAMLYVMLALGLNVVVGFAGLLDLGYIAFYAVGAYTAALLSSPHLSSQFEWIAHLAPGGLHVPFWIIVPCAMAVAAFFGVILGAPTLRLRGDYLAIVTLGFGEIVRIFLNNLDRPANITNGPKGITGIDPIHVGDFSLSQTHSLFGLTFPSVYAYYYVFVLCALFVIWVCTRLQHSRIGRAWAAIREDEIAAKAMGINTRDVKLLAFAMGASFGGLSGSMFGMFQGFVSPESFTLPESIVVLAAVVLGGMGHIPGVILGAVLLAVLPEFLRSTMGPLQHLIFGHEVVDTEVIRQLVYALAMVLIMLYRSEGLWPSPKHEDKIAKIAKRSNKKPVRA; this is encoded by the coding sequence ATGACATCGATTCAACAAATTGAACCTTCGACGCCCCTTATCGCGGAGCGTCATCCGGCCAGGACGGTGACGGTTGGCCTGCTGACCGCTGTGTTCGTGATCCTCGCGCCGTTCGTCATCGGCACCGCTGGCGGCAACTACTGGGTCCGCGTTCTGGACTTCGCGATGCTGTATGTGATGCTCGCGCTGGGCCTGAACGTAGTGGTCGGCTTCGCCGGCCTGCTGGACCTGGGCTACATCGCGTTCTACGCGGTGGGCGCGTACACGGCCGCATTGTTGAGTTCGCCGCACCTGTCGTCGCAATTCGAATGGATCGCGCATCTCGCGCCGGGCGGGCTGCACGTGCCGTTCTGGATCATCGTGCCGTGCGCAATGGCAGTCGCTGCGTTCTTCGGCGTGATTCTCGGTGCGCCGACGCTGCGTCTGCGTGGCGACTACCTTGCCATTGTGACGTTGGGCTTCGGGGAAATCGTCCGGATCTTCCTGAACAACCTCGATCGTCCGGCCAACATCACCAACGGTCCGAAGGGCATCACGGGCATCGACCCGATCCACGTCGGCGACTTCAGTCTCTCGCAGACGCACTCGCTGTTCGGCCTGACGTTCCCGTCGGTGTACGCGTACTACTACGTGTTCGTGCTGTGCGCGCTGTTCGTGATCTGGGTCTGTACGCGTCTGCAGCACTCGCGCATCGGCCGTGCATGGGCCGCCATCCGCGAAGACGAAATTGCCGCGAAGGCGATGGGCATCAACACCCGTGACGTGAAGCTGCTTGCGTTCGCGATGGGCGCGTCGTTTGGCGGCCTGTCGGGCTCGATGTTCGGCATGTTCCAGGGCTTCGTGTCGCCGGAATCGTTCACGCTGCCGGAATCGATCGTCGTGCTGGCGGCCGTGGTGCTGGGCGGCATGGGCCACATTCCGGGCGTGATTCTCGGCGCGGTGCTGCTCGCCGTGCTGCCGGAATTCCTGCGCTCGACGATGGGTCCGCTGCAACACCTGATCTTCGGTCACGAAGTCGTCGACACGGAGGTGATCCGTCAGCTCGTCTACGCACTCGCGATGGTGCTGATCATGCTGTACCGCTCGGAAGGCCTGTGGCCGTCACCGAAGCACGAGGACAAGATCGCGAAGATTGCCAAGCGCAGCAACAAGAAGCCGGTGCGTGCTTAA
- a CDS encoding ABC transporter ATP-binding protein, with amino-acid sequence MSDKQIRLSVKGVNKRFGGLQALSDVGLQIEEGTIYGLIGPNGAGKTTFFNVITGLYTPDSGEFKLDGTPYTPTAVYQVAKAGIARTFQNIRLFGDMTALENVMVGRHVRTKHGLLGAVFQTPAERKEEREIKERALELLEYVGVLQYAGYTSRNLSYGHQRRLEIARALATDPKLLALDEPAAGMNATEKVELTKLLDKIRADGKTILLIEHDVKLVMGLCNRMTVLDYGKVIAEGLPHDVQKDPKVIEAYLGAGVH; translated from the coding sequence ATGAGTGACAAGCAAATCCGTCTGTCCGTGAAGGGCGTGAACAAGCGCTTCGGCGGTCTGCAGGCGCTGTCGGATGTCGGCCTTCAGATCGAGGAAGGCACGATTTACGGTCTGATCGGCCCGAACGGCGCTGGCAAGACCACGTTCTTCAACGTGATTACTGGTCTCTACACGCCGGACTCGGGCGAGTTCAAGCTCGACGGCACGCCGTACACGCCGACGGCTGTGTATCAGGTGGCGAAGGCGGGCATTGCGCGGACGTTCCAGAACATCCGTCTGTTCGGCGACATGACTGCGCTGGAAAACGTGATGGTCGGCCGTCACGTGCGTACGAAGCACGGTCTGCTGGGCGCTGTGTTCCAGACGCCGGCTGAGCGCAAGGAAGAGCGCGAGATCAAAGAACGCGCGCTGGAACTGCTCGAATACGTCGGCGTGCTGCAGTACGCGGGCTACACGTCGCGCAACCTGTCGTATGGCCACCAGCGCCGTCTGGAAATCGCCCGCGCACTGGCGACCGATCCGAAGCTGCTCGCACTGGACGAACCGGCTGCCGGCATGAACGCAACGGAGAAGGTCGAACTGACGAAACTGCTCGACAAGATCCGCGCGGACGGCAAGACGATCCTGCTGATCGAGCACGACGTGAAACTGGTGATGGGCCTGTGCAACCGGATGACAGTGCTCGACTATGGCAAGGTGATCGCTGAAGGTCTGCCGCATGACGTGCAGAAGGACCCGAAGGTGATCGAGGCTTATCTGGGTGCGGGGGTCCACTGA
- a CDS encoding ABC transporter ATP-binding protein — MATAMLKIKGLQVNYGGIQAVKGVDLEIAQGELVTLIGANGAGKTTTMKAITGLKPYSAGDIEYMGQSIKGVPPHELLKRGLAMVPEGRGIFARMSIVENMQMGAYLRSDTEGIKKDVDRMFGFFPRLKERATQLAGTLSGGEQQMLAMARAVISKPKLLLLDEPSMGLSPIMVEKIFEVVREISKEGITVMLVEQNARLALQAADRGYVMDSGTVTMSGDAKQMLDDPKVRAAYLGE; from the coding sequence ATGGCTACGGCAATGTTGAAAATCAAGGGCCTGCAGGTCAACTACGGCGGCATTCAGGCTGTCAAGGGTGTTGACCTGGAGATCGCGCAGGGCGAACTCGTCACGCTGATCGGCGCCAATGGCGCGGGCAAGACGACGACCATGAAGGCTATTACGGGCCTGAAGCCTTATTCGGCTGGTGATATCGAGTACATGGGCCAGTCGATCAAGGGCGTGCCGCCGCATGAGCTTTTGAAGCGCGGCCTCGCGATGGTGCCGGAAGGGCGCGGGATCTTCGCGCGCATGTCGATCGTCGAGAACATGCAGATGGGTGCTTATCTGCGCAGCGATACGGAAGGGATCAAGAAGGACGTCGACAGGATGTTTGGGTTCTTTCCGCGTCTGAAGGAGCGTGCGACGCAGCTCGCCGGTACGCTGTCCGGCGGTGAACAGCAGATGCTGGCGATGGCGCGTGCCGTGATCTCGAAGCCGAAGCTGCTGCTGCTCGACGAGCCGTCGATGGGTCTGTCGCCGATCATGGTCGAGAAGATCTTCGAAGTCGTGCGCGAGATTTCGAAGGAAGGCATCACCGTGATGCTCGTTGAGCAGAATGCTCGGCTTGCGTTGCAGGCCGCGGATCGCGGGTATGTGATGGATTCCGGCACTGTCACCATGTCTGGCGACGCCAAGCAGATGCTTGATGATCCGAAGGTGCGGGCTGCATATCTCGGGGAGTGA